The region TCAATTAAATGCAGATGTTATGACCATCTACGATGGTGACGATACAACAGCTAATCCTTTTGGAACATATTCTGGTGGTGGAGCAGCAGCAAATCCTGGAATGTTTTCAGCAACTCCAACAAATCCTACGGGTTGTTTAACTATAGAGTTTGTTTCTGATGGAGCAGGAAATACTAGTGGTTGGGAAGCAAACATATCTTGTTATGAACCTTGCCAAACAATTATATCTCAAATAGACACTACAATGCCAGCTCCAAATGGAGACGGTTATATAAGAGTCTGTCCAAATGAAGAAATCATTTTAAATGGTAGTGCAACATTTTCAGTAGATGGTACAGGAGCAACTTACGAATGGGATTTAGGTGATGGAAATTTTATAAGTGGTCAATCCGCGACGTTTTCTTATCCAACACCTGGCGTCTATATTGTCAATTTAAATGTAACAGATACTAATACGGATCCTGGTCCTGGAGGTTGTACCAATGATAATTTAATTAATCAAGTAGTACAAGTAGGTACAGAACCTGATTTTGCTGGTACTCAGGCTGTAGATAATGTAATTTGTTTCGGAGATTCAACAACTATAAATGGTGTAGTAACTCCAACTGAGTTTATTAACGATTGTACACCTCCTGTAAGTGGTTTAACATCCCTTCCCGATGGAGGAGGTTTAACTTATGAAACCTCTGTGACAGTAGATTGTTATGATTCTGCGCAAACGCTAACAGATGTCAATCAAATTGTCGCTATATGTGTTAATATGGAGCACTCCTTTATGGGTGATTTAGATATAAATATTATAAGTCCTACAGGGCAATTAGCTGTGTTGAAAGGGTATCCTGGTGGAGGAGGTACTTATCTTGGTGGAGCTGACAACAATGACGATGAGGTACCTGGAGTTGGTGCAGAGTATTGTTTTTCTGTAACAGGTACAGTTACTTTAGAAAACGGACCTACAGTTATTGCTGGATCTAATCCTCCTAATAATTCTATTGTATCCGGAACATATTTACCCGAAGGTGGCTTTGGGCCATTATTAGGAAGTCCATTAAATGGAGACTGGACTATACAAATTATTGATAATTTAAATATTGATGATGGTACTATTTTTTCATGGAGCATAGAGTTTGATCCTAACTTACAACCACCAGAATTATCATTTACTCCTGTAACCGTTACTGAAGGATGGGATGCAGATCCTGCTATTGTAAGTACAACAGGTAATGATATTGTTGTACAACCTGCTACTGCGGGAACACATTGTTTTACTTACAGAACTACAGATGATTTTGGTTGTGAATATACTGAAGTTGTGTGTATCGACGTATTGCCAGAAATTGATAATGGTTTGCCAAGCGATTTGTTTTTATGTAATCCAGGTGCGCCACCTTATATTTTTGATTTAACTCAAAATGATGCTACTATTACTGCTCCTTCTGCTATTCCAGGTGATTTAGTAATTACTTATTATGAAGCTCAAGCAGATGCAGATAATGACACAGCACCTATAGCTACACCAGCTAATTATAGTTCTTCAGCAGTGTTAGGAGTGCCTCAAACCATTTATGTAAGAGTTGAATATTTAAATTCTGGGTGTTATGAAACTGAAACGTTTACTTTAAACATAACAACCCAACCAACAATAAATCCTGCTCCAGATATGGAGACTTGTGATGATCCTTCAAATGATGGGTTTGAACCATTTGATTTAGAGTCTCAAAATTTAGCTATTTTAGGGACGCAATCTTCTGCTAATTTTATAGTTACTTATCATTTAAGCTTTGCTGATGCAGATATGGGAGTAGGAGCTTTGGTAAGTCCATATACCAATACGGTTAATCCACAACCAATTTATGTTAGAGTTCAAGTTATAAGTGATGCAGCTTGTTATATTGCCTCTCCAATACCAGTCTTTAATTTAATTGTTAATTTAAACGATGATTCATCGTTTACTATGACGCCTAATTGTGCTGGAGGAACAGTAAGTGGAGTAGTTACTCCAGGTGGTACGTTTTCTTTTAACCCTGTTCCTACAGATGGTGCTACTATAGATTCATCAACTGGTGATGTAACTAATGGTGTCTCTGGAGCTAGTTATACTATTGAATATACGACTTCTGGAATTTGTCCAACAACAACTACTCAAGGTCTAACCATACAAACTACTGACGACCCTTCTTTCACACTACAACCAACATGCGATGGTGGTGTTGTAGATACAGTAACTACACCAGGTGGAACCTTTGCTTTTAATCCTGTTCCTACAGATGCAGCAGTTATAGATTCTACTACCGGAACTATTACAAGTGGTACATCAGGAGCAACTTATACAGTAGAATATACAACTAATGGTACTTGTCCAGATAACAGCACACAATCAGTTACTGTATTTCCTGCAGAAGATGCTACGTTTTCTGTAATTGAAAATTGTGATGGAGCAACCATGAATATTATTGGAGATATGGGTGGAACATTCGTATTTAACCCTATGCCGACAGATAGCGCAACTATAGATGCAACAACAGGAGAAGTAACCAATGGAGTTTCTGGAACCACTTATACCGTAGAATATACAACTTCAGGACCTTGTCCTGAAAATAGTTTCCAAAATGTTACTGTTTTAAACCAAGATGATCCTTCTTTTACAGTTCAAGCTAATTGTGATGGTGGAATTGTAGATTCTGTCGTTACACCTGGCGGAACTTTTGCATTTAACCCAGCAGTAACAGATGCAGCGGTAATTGATGTCAATGCAGGTACAGTAACATCTGCAACTCCAGGTGCAAGTTATACCATTGAATATACAACTGCAGGAGCTTGTACAGGCACTAGTACTCAAATTTTAAATGTGCTTTCTGCTGATGATTCCTCATTTACTTATACACCAACATGTGATGGAGGTGTAGTAGACACAGTAGCAACACCAGGTGGAACATTTACATTTAATACACCACCAGCAGATGCAGCAGTTTTAGACGCTTCATCTGGTTTAATAATAGGAGGAAATCCTAACTCAACTTATAGTGTTGATTACACGACTAATGGACCATGTCCAACAACAACTAATCAATCAGTAACTGTATATCCAGAACCTGTTGCAATAGCACCTACTCCACTTGAAGTATGTGATGATAACACTCCAGACGGATTCACATCTATAGACTTAAGCATAAAAAACAATGAGATTAGTGGAGGTAATCCAGCCTATGCAGTGACGTATTATCTAACGCAAATGGATGCAGATATGGAAGTTAATCCATTACCAATTCCCTACACAAATATTAGTAATCCACAAGTGATTTTTGTACGAGTTGAGGATGTTAATACAAGCTGTTACACAACTACAACCTTACAATTAGATGTCGAGCAAGCACCAGTAGCCTTTACACCAACCCCTTTAGAGTTTTGTGATCCAGACAGTGATGGTTTTGGCGTATTTACATTAAGTGATGCCGAAGCGGAAATCACAGGAGGCGCACCAGGCTTAACGGTTACTTATCACGAAACACCAAGTGATGCCCAAAACAACGTCAATGCACTAGCTAGTCCATACAATAATATTGTGGTAGACATGCAAACCATTTATGTACGCGTAGAAAGTTCAACAATAGCGACAGCTTGTGCTAGCTTTGTCGATTTAGTATTAATAGTAAACCCAACACCTCAGATTACAGACCCAAGCCCATTAGAAGTTTGTGATAACGATGCAGATGGTATAGCAATATTTGATTTAGAATTAAACAATGCAGAGATTTTAAACCAATTAGATACAGATGCGACTAACGATCTAGCAGCAGCAGACTATACCATCACGTTTTATGAGACTGCAGCCAATGCAGCAGTACCGCAAAACGCTATAGCCACACCTAATGCCTACACCAATACTACACCAGACATGCAAACCGTTTGGGTGCGTGTAGATGATAATACTAATGGGTGTTCTACCATAACCACTATGGATTTAATAGTCAATCCATTACCAGTATTAGTACAACCAGACCCATTAGAGTTATGCGATTACAATAATCCAGGAGATGAGGTAGAAGCTTTTAATTTAGAAGATGCTAATGCACAAATATTAAACGGACAAACGGGAATTACATTAACGTATTACGACACACAAGCAGGAGCAGACAATGCAATCGCAGCAAATCAGATTTTTAGCCCTTATACCAATACCATAGTTGCTCCAGCAACGTCAGCAAACCCACAAACAATTTATATACGTGCAGAAGATAATGTAACAGGCTGTGTTAGTACTATAACCTTAGATTTAAGAGTCAATCCTATCCCGTCACCAGTAGCCAATCCAACAGCACTAGTAGAATGTGATGACGATAACGATGGGTTTACCAGCTTTGATTTAGACAGTCAAACAGCAACCATATTAAATGGCGAGCCAGACGTTAGCATTAGCTACCACGAAACCCAAGCAGATGCGACCAATGACTTAAACCCATTAACCAGTCCATACACCAATATTGTAGCCAACAATCAAATGATATATGTTAGAGCAGAAAACGATCTAACAGGCTGTATTACCGTTGTTGTATTACCACTAGAAGTACAACCTTCACCAGTAGTACCAGTAGCTTTAGACGATTATATTGTGTGTGATGATAATAGTGATGGCTTCAATCAATTTGATTTTGATACGGTCATGACACCGCAAATCTTAGGAGCTCAAAACCCAGCAGATTTTACATTAACCTATCACACTACACAATTAAACGCAGAGAATGGTACCAGTCCAATTGTCAATACAGGCAACTA is a window of Olleya sp. YS DNA encoding:
- a CDS encoding T9SS type B sorting domain-containing protein, producing MKKFLLALIFLNTYITFSQDVLMQTTTVNQCGGVFYDSGGAANNYADGESFILTICPDTPGQQVQLDFTAFSTQLNADVMTIYDGDDTTANPFGTYSGGGAAANPGMFSATPTNPTGCLTIEFVSDGAGNTSGWEANISCYEPCQTIISQIDTTMPAPNGDGYIRVCPNEEIILNGSATFSVDGTGATYEWDLGDGNFISGQSATFSYPTPGVYIVNLNVTDTNTDPGPGGCTNDNLINQVVQVGTEPDFAGTQAVDNVICFGDSTTINGVVTPTEFINDCTPPVSGLTSLPDGGGLTYETSVTVDCYDSAQTLTDVNQIVAICVNMEHSFMGDLDINIISPTGQLAVLKGYPGGGGTYLGGADNNDDEVPGVGAEYCFSVTGTVTLENGPTVIAGSNPPNNSIVSGTYLPEGGFGPLLGSPLNGDWTIQIIDNLNIDDGTIFSWSIEFDPNLQPPELSFTPVTVTEGWDADPAIVSTTGNDIVVQPATAGTHCFTYRTTDDFGCEYTEVVCIDVLPEIDNGLPSDLFLCNPGAPPYIFDLTQNDATITAPSAIPGDLVITYYEAQADADNDTAPIATPANYSSSAVLGVPQTIYVRVEYLNSGCYETETFTLNITTQPTINPAPDMETCDDPSNDGFEPFDLESQNLAILGTQSSANFIVTYHLSFADADMGVGALVSPYTNTVNPQPIYVRVQVISDAACYIASPIPVFNLIVNLNDDSSFTMTPNCAGGTVSGVVTPGGTFSFNPVPTDGATIDSSTGDVTNGVSGASYTIEYTTSGICPTTTTQGLTIQTTDDPSFTLQPTCDGGVVDTVTTPGGTFAFNPVPTDAAVIDSTTGTITSGTSGATYTVEYTTNGTCPDNSTQSVTVFPAEDATFSVIENCDGATMNIIGDMGGTFVFNPMPTDSATIDATTGEVTNGVSGTTYTVEYTTSGPCPENSFQNVTVLNQDDPSFTVQANCDGGIVDSVVTPGGTFAFNPAVTDAAVIDVNAGTVTSATPGASYTIEYTTAGACTGTSTQILNVLSADDSSFTYTPTCDGGVVDTVATPGGTFTFNTPPADAAVLDASSGLIIGGNPNSTYSVDYTTNGPCPTTTNQSVTVYPEPVAIAPTPLEVCDDNTPDGFTSIDLSIKNNEISGGNPAYAVTYYLTQMDADMEVNPLPIPYTNISNPQVIFVRVEDVNTSCYTTTTLQLDVEQAPVAFTPTPLEFCDPDSDGFGVFTLSDAEAEITGGAPGLTVTYHETPSDAQNNVNALASPYNNIVVDMQTIYVRVESSTIATACASFVDLVLIVNPTPQITDPSPLEVCDNDADGIAIFDLELNNAEILNQLDTDATNDLAAADYTITFYETAANAAVPQNAIATPNAYTNTTPDMQTVWVRVDDNTNGCSTITTMDLIVNPLPVLVQPDPLELCDYNNPGDEVEAFNLEDANAQILNGQTGITLTYYDTQAGADNAIAANQIFSPYTNTIVAPATSANPQTIYIRAEDNVTGCVSTITLDLRVNPIPSPVANPTALVECDDDNDGFTSFDLDSQTATILNGEPDVSISYHETQADATNDLNPLTSPYTNIVANNQMIYVRAENDLTGCITVVVLPLEVQPSPVVPVALDDYIVCDDNSDGFNQFDFDTVMTPQILGAQNPADFTLTYHTTQLNAENGTSPIVNTGNYTNATNPQTIYIRLVSNTNGCVSTGQFIIRVEFPPVIVQPTPLAICDELDANYYENNDDMAVFDLTVKNDEITAGNVSWIVTYYETQADAQADTNAIVDPTMYTNMMVNGNPANPQTVYVRVTDEDTGCFSFTTLTIRVLPNPTPTPNPDNLELCDDVNVVGPNDLIEIFDLTTNEVATINGEAGVSASYYTDLNDALSGTNQIADPTMHTNEDPANPGVAINPQTIYVRVTNGTDATGTSGTGCYTIVSFDVIVNPLPVVSPIEDYIYCELFNDGQYGFDLESKTDEILNGQDPSIFTVTYHETQGEADTAMNALSSPYTNTSNPQTIYVNITNTLTGCDTTTSFNIEVQEAAQANPDMVPIVYEICDDNMETDGDTTNDSAQFDLLTQNPDVLDGQDPANYIVSYYATQADADAGTNPIPFLYENTTNPQVIYVRVDNDTMVDDGTGTGTMIDSSICYETAEITLQVNPLPEFDIDDSYLLCINTNGTEVVNPPVIETGLNTTDYTFEWLLEGVTLAGETGSSLTPTQGGNYTVIVTDVTTSSVTMCQNSDTTIVEESEPPVVDAEVTTEAFADVHNILVTATGSGVSAYEFSLDDGVWELGVLNTDGSYTYTFTDVAGGDHIITVRDINGCGETSVPVTVMDYPHFFTPNDDGFNDTWNIYGIQNQPDAVIYIFDRYGKLLKQLSPTSPGWDGTFNGNPMPTSDYWFTIDYKEPSDLTQQKQFKAHFTLKR